Sequence from the Mixophyes fleayi isolate aMixFle1 chromosome 4, aMixFle1.hap1, whole genome shotgun sequence genome:
GATATACTCTGCATATTTATATTACTCTCAGGGGAGTAACATTGGTAATTTATAAACAATGCTAAACTAATTGTAATCTGATTATCATCCTCTGTCCTCCGAGTGTCACTACCTCCCCTCAAATTTCCTTCACAGTCAACCACAATTTCCACAGTCTCTAAATTTCGCTGCCTTTGTGATGCACTTGACTCTGGCCTctgatttattcctcacatccagtcctgTGGCTTACACATTAAGAATATTGCCAGAATATTCTCTTTGCTTAcccaaaatgtgtttttaaagatAGTACAATGCATGAAAAGGGGTCTGAAAATGGAAACCATCATTTCCAATGACCCAATACCTACTCGAAATGTTACTTGTGTTCAGGAGCATTGCGGCAGGGTAGTAGTATTCCAGATTCTCCATTCAAATGTATTTCTGTTCAATGAAATAAGCTCATTAAAATCTAAAAAGAACATGATTATGTATTGAAATGATTCTTGCTAGGCAAACTGCTTAAAACTGTATTCTCTATTCAGGCAGTTGTGCAAACACAAAAAAAGAACaatgtccagggccggattaagggaatggaagcccctgggctaagggggcctccattccccagtgagggccccccccccgtgatccgagctgcccgcgccccccacctggcacttacctccttctccggcacgctgtatgctctttaatgaggagatctcgtgagagtgagactcacgagatctcttcagtaaggagactacagcgcgccggaaaaggaccgcagtgaaagtgctcagcagcactgatcgcgccgggggcgcccccgcccccgaccaatcaatactgctgctgagcactttcaagggccccctggatgccataggcccctgggctgtagcccacttagccctatggttaatccggccctgacaatGTCTACAAAACAACATTTGCTCAGAAATCATAAACTTCAAGCTGCATATAACCTTCTGAAACAAGCTAGTCCAGGCGAGATCAATGACTTGATCAGTGACATCCATGTTCTTCTTAATGGTGATGCAGAACTCTGTATGGAAATCAAGAAGTTGAGTGTtgcacacaatattaaaaatttcATCCCGATTCAGCTTAACGGACATCAAGTTCTCATAATCCTCCACAATGATTTGGGTAATGGCAGGTTCTTAGACCCTGAAAGTAGAGTTTTGTTTCAATTTTAATCATTTGACTAAAGAGGCTAATGACTTCAAAGCAGTGCCTAAGAGCAATTAAATAAATGAGATGACTGAGCTTTTGAGAATAGATATTTCGAAGACTATGTTAAAGGTAACTATAGTTTGTAATGTATTCACCAAAACACTCAATGGGAAAACTAACATTGTTGCATGCATTGAAGCCCATAAATTCAGTCCCTCTGCTTTCTGGAATGGAATCTGGAGGTCAGAATGGGCTTTCCTGCTGACACCACCTGATACCAGAGTGTCAGGATAcattactatagaatcatcttaCTATGAGCATGGTACTATCCATCTCTCAGTGAACCAATTAATTGATGAAACCCTACATATTGAAGATATGAGTGAAGCTGCCAAGGAGTTCATAGAGATTGTAGAGAAAGCTGACAATAAAATTCAAGATATCTTAAAGGAAGAGTTTAAAGGTTACTCTGACAATACTCTGCCGCTCACCTATACTGTTCTAGGTTGGAATAAACTTATAGAATCCCGAATTAAGGAAAGCAAGTGCAGCTCACACTGTATGCAACCTTTGTAAGTCAATAATAAATTATTGGTATACAGTTATAGTGAATTTTGGAAATTGTTTTCTTCTTTGAGTCTGACACATAAAATGAGCACATCAGCACTTTTTCACTTCCGTATGGGAATTAAATTCCAACCTTTGAAATGTGTAAACATGAGCCCTGTTCCATAATTTGACTGACTTGCATTAACTAATATTTGGTTTCTATAGGCACATACACGGAATTTATGCTTATTACAACATAATTAGCTTAGAATGGTTCATTATGTGTCAGGAGCCAcggtggccgcgggcaccgccgcgactctcttctgcctcttcctgGCATCCTGGCCGTCTCTACgaagaccgggacgtcacttcctggattcggcccgaccgttgccaggcaATGGCCGGATGCCAAAAGGACTGCACTTGCACCCTGGCTATGTAGGGCAGCTGGGCACGTATCTCTAAGCCTCCGGGCTGATTAAGCTGCTGTTAATTTAATGACCACTACCTGGGGGtgtttacagggcaaagccctgattggccagtatcagtatttaagacagggagggcttagcctccctgccggttatagcgttctgataCTCAGTTTGCTTAACTGCTCCTGTGTTATGTTGGTGTATAACTTTGGATTgcttacctgtgtatgaccctctgcctcttacctggactctgaaccattgctaattgccctgaccttctgcctgtacctggactctgagcCACTGCTAGTTGCCCTGACCGTTTGACTTGTATACCGGACTccgctatttgcctgtgaccctgacctcggcctgcctttGACCATCCGCTCCAGCCTGGGCCAGCGCCCCCAATTTCACCTGCGCtgcggccatctttgatgagcttttacttctctgagcctaagacctggaggcatctgagtacctgtgagcatataaagctctatggtcCTATGCTTTCTATcggtgaagatctctaccctaTCTGTTCCaaaagctcatctaggtggtcGTAGGCCATAACATTATGAAGGTGAAAAATATGGTTCCCTTGTGCATCtgctactttgtgatgtcatacACCTCTTTGTGCATGGATCCACACATGTATATGGATTCATGTGAGGCCTAACAAGGAACAATGCTTTGTACACTGACAAAGGGGGCAAACTGAACCCTAGAACATGTTGTGCTCCTGTTATTCTTAGCCTGAACATGGAACACAATTATATGTTTGTATTGCAAGCGTCCCAACATTagtctctgtcacgggcactaggagtctttacccagtatcacccgctgatggtcttatcagagcagtagagttggtatatgatactctggtggcagggtgataatggaactggaaacagcagatggttagagagtgctcagaaagtctatgactagcagcactggtaaacaataggtaactgaacacgaggatctggatggacaaggacacgtgagggtagtcagtggtctgcgcacggcaagttgtaccactgctatagtgagaagaatgtccaggagtaataaggaggtggaagtcagcggtctgcgtatagcaagttgtaccgctgtctctagtgaaggaatggaatccaggtgaaggtaacggggaagtcagtggtctgcgtgtagcaagttgtaccactgcttatgtgagaggatatatgcaactggtgacacagggaaacaggaatcagtggtctgcctctagcaagttgtaccactgaatatatatgtgaggaaggacacgaggagataaatgcaatgcagagtctacacgggtacactgaacttgatcccacgttgaactgcacacaataataataatgaatgaacagcactgcccagataaacaaagtcactagaatagtccagcaaaaggaaacacagtcaataatagcaatagtctcagaggatggaaactccggaggagaacaactcagtccagatggatatgcaatacaccagcacagtcaatgagaagtatgcataccgtggttcagatgagcaggctgttagagataggtgcagggatacctgagtggcagggaactgacgagatgagaagtccttgcagaatggaagcagcaggtaggtgcagcgcactgtaggtaggccagcaaggacgacaaatactcaggaagcagtagtatatcgaattgaacagcaggagaccacgggagagctgaagcgatgtagcagagctggaagtcgaggagcgtagactcgatgctaacaggcaagttgacacaaatggacacactgtagaagcagtaggcagcgggtcagctgacggcaggtagaatgcagactggagcgctgagacgagcaggactctgtagacacgctgaagtagctaacaggaatcagctggaacagtagcgatgtaacacaggagagttggagagatctgtaactggttagacacacggaggcagcggataggaatcagctgctggagtcacgataaaacacaggagagtttgcagtaatctgtaactgtagatatacagaggcagcggataggaatcagctgctggagtcacgatgaaacacaggagagtttgcagtaatctgtaactgtagatatacggaggcagcggataggaatcagctgctgaagtcactaggaacacgaggagtagaagtggtctgtaAACCACAAAAgacaaacaggaatcagcatcagctgaacacacgagcaggcactggaacaccttcagagactcatgaggaatgagactccaagatcaggccacgtggtattgaccacaggtgcttaatatagggagtgttgcctgatcagccaattaagttaaaggaacagaactgaaaggttaaaagggactgcacatgcgcagtacctcattataatggacggacacggttcctagctaccttagaagtagcactcacagtccggtgagtgacagtacccccccttttaaaggtgggcacagaacacctggaacggggtttgtccggaaatttggtatagaactttttcaagagggctggagcgttgagatcttcagctttgatccatgaacgctcctcaggaccaaagcctttccaatgcacgaggaaacgaagaactcctcgcgaaattttagcatccaaaacctgagtaatctcaaagtcttcctcctgatgaacttgaagtggccgaggtgctgaaggagggaccgagaaacggttgatgatgagaggtttgagcaaggaaacatggaaggtgttggaaatacgaagactcttgggaagtaaaagtttgaagcaaactggatttataacttgaatgatcctatatggaccaataaaacggggagcaaatttcatggatggaaccttcaaacgaatattcttagtagatagccacacccggtctccgactttcaatggtggaatagcccgtctctttttgtccgcaaaagacttatatctggcagatgtcttctttaaacaggtttttacctgagcccaaatatttttgaaggttcgacacaaagtctcaacagcaggaacttgggtgggcgggagggcaggaaattccgggaaagacggatggtgaccgtaaaccacaaagaatggagttttagatgatgactcatggtacatgttgttatgagcgaattcagcccaaggaagtaattctacccagttgtcttgattggctgacgagaacatccttaagaaagtctcaagatcttggttgactctttcagtttgtccgttcgattgaggatggtaggaagatgagagtgctaatcgtatgcccaaggtcttgcaaagggcccgccagaatctgtaaacgaattgtactcctctatctgacacgatctcggatggacatccatggatacggaaaatttctctaatgaaatgttcagccagggtagaagaagaaggtaaaccagacaagggaacgaaatgcaccatcttcgaaaatctatccaccactacccaaatggtgttgcaattcttactaggaggaagctcagtaacaaagtccatactaatatgggtccaaggcttagatggaatgggtagtggctgaagcaaccccgctggagttctgcggggggtcttgaactgggagcataaatcgcatgccgcgataaactctttgacatctctcctcatagaaggccaccaataacttcgagagaggatttcaaaggtcttgcgttcaccagcgtgtccagagaaacgagaagagtgaaaccatgaaaggatttttttcctaagagcaggaggcacgagggtcttcccaaatggtagcactttagtggaagaagcagccagagaaacacatttggggtctaatataaaggggttaggactctcttcaacgtctgaggacgccacaaaggctcgagatagagcgtctgcttttttattctttgcagctggtttgaaggttatgattagatcaaaacgggaaaagaaaagagaccatcttgcctgacgaggatttaaacattgagcagactgtaggtatgacaaatttttatgatccgtaaaaattgtcaccggatgacgagctccctctaacaaatatctccactcctccaatgctactttaatagccagcaactccttgtccccgatggtgtaattcttctccgcaggcagaagaccccgagagtaaaaggcacaaggatggaatttttgttgctccgatttctgggagagaatggctcctaaaccaacattagaggtgtctacttctaggaagaagggaagcgtcacatcaggctgtcgaaggatgggagcagaggagaaggactctttaagaaattgaaaggcttggagagcctcagatgaccattgcttagtattggccactttgcgagttagagccacaatgggagatgcaattgaagagaagtcttgaatgaagcgtctatagtagttggcaaagcctaaaaaatgctgaatggcacgaagagtagttggctgaggccaaagtaactcagcattcaccttttctggatccatttgtagaccaactccggaaacaatataacccaaaaatggaatctgaggcaactcaaatgaacatttttctaatttacagaataatgaatttttccggagtctggaaagaacttcggccacttgttggtgatgtgaaggcaggtcttgggaaaagatgagtatgtcgtccagatatactatgacacatacatataacaagtcccgaaagatctcgttaatgaagccctggaaaacagcaggggcattacataacccgaagggcattactaagtattcataatgcccatctctggtgttaaaagctgttttccattcgtcaccggacctgattctaatcaagttgtaggcaccacgaagatctaacttagtaaaaatccaggctcccttgatccgatcaaacaactcagtaatcaaaggaatgggataccgatttttgatagtgatagcattaagtccacgaaaatctatgcaggggcgtaatgaaccatctttcttcttcacgaagaagaacccagctccagcgggagaagtagaaggtcgaataaatcctcgctggagattctcttggatgtattcagcagtagcctgagtctcaggtaatgaaagtggatacacacgacccctaggtggagtcttgccaggtaacaggtcaatcggacaatcccatgaacgatgagggggaagacgttcagactgagctttatcaaagacgtcggcaaatgaagcatactgaggaggaagtcccggtgaggaaggtgaaatggaggtttgctgtattttacgacgaacaacacgagaaagacaatgttggtgacattcaggtccccaagacgtaacttgaggagtgcgccagtcaatctggggagaatgacattgaagccatagaaggcctaaaacaatcggacttgtagtaacaggaaggattaaaaacgaaatttcttctcggtgtagaacaccaatctgaagggtcactgaagacgtactttgggtgatgagaccgttgataatacgtgatccatcgatagcagtcaccgtaacaggagtcttcagggtaatcactggtagggaccaatgatttacaagggattcagaaatgaaatttcccgcagctcctgaatcattcagagcttgggactcaaaagacttagtagcaaatgaaatggtaacgtcaaatgcacagatttttgatttcgtagaagatggagaggactccagggaccctaacttcacctctccagaactagttagggcctggcatttcccgatttttttggggcatgactggagcatatgtgtggcatcagcacaataggtacaaagtctattcttaattcttcgattcctctctgcagaggttagtttggaacgtccaatctccatcggtattaccggaggtgaagcaggacgaatttgagaagtggaacgaagagatgttttagctgaagtagttctctcagagtccctctcacgaaatctgagatccacacgatgacaaagagaaatcaaatcttctaaagacgtagggagttcttgagtagtcagagcatctttaattttatccgagagcccctgccagaaggcggcaattaacgcttcagtgttccactgaagcttagaggctaagatcctaaattgaatgacgtactgtcctactgtacgagaaccctgtcgtaaacgaagaatgctggaggcagcggaaataacacgacctggttcatcgaatacattacgaaacatggaaataaatttggcactatcctgtaacaacggatcatttctttcccacagaggggaagcccatgcgagagcttgtccggagaataatgagatgagataggccactctggaacgatgagtcgaaaagttttgaggttggagctcaaaatgtactgagcattggttgaggaaacctctacatgttttgggatctccatcatactttgacggaagcaggtgaagcgtggaagccgtagacacctgggatggcactggggaaacggaggaaagcacaggagcatcaaccgaagctgtaatattctgcccagacgttctttgggagactaacgtctggtaacattgtagtaatagttgttgacgaacatcctgttgttccacacgggtgaccagatgctgcagcatctctttagctgtgggttccgaatctgggtctgtcatggcctgatcttactgtcacgggcactaggagtctttacccagtatcacccgctgatggtcttatcagagcagtagagttggtatatgatactctggtggcagggtgataatggaactggaaacagcagatggttagagaatgctcagaaagtctatgactagcagcactggtaaacaatagataactgaacacgaggatctggatggacaaggacacgtgagggtagtcagtggtctgcgcacggcaagttgtaccactgctatagtgagaagaatgtccaggagtaataaggaggtggaagtcagcggtctgcgtatagcaagttgtaccgctgtctgtagtgaaggaatggaatccaggtgaaggtaacggggaagtcagtggtctgcgtgtagcaagttgtaccactgcttatgtgagaggatatatgcaactggtgacacagggaaacaggaatcagtggtctgcctctagcaagttgtaccactgaatatatatgtgaggaaggacacgaggagataaatgcaatgcagagtctacacgggtacactgaacttgatcccacgttgaactgcacacaataataataatgaatgaacagcactgcccagataaacaaagtcactagaatagtccagcaaaaggaaacacagtcaataatagcaatagtctcagaggatggaaactccggaggagaacaactcagtccagatggatatgcaatacaccagcacagtcaatgagaagtatgcataccgtggttcagatgagcaggctgttagagataggtgcagggatacctgagtggcagggaactgacgagatgagaagtccttgcagaatggaagtggcaggtaggtgcagcgcactgtaggtaggccagcaaggacgacaaatactcaggaagcagtagtatatcgaattgaacagcaggagaccacgggagagctgaagcgatgtagcagagctggaagccgaggagcgtagactcgatgctaacaggcaagttgacacaaatggacacactgtagaagcagtaggcagcgggtcagctgacggcaggtagaatgcagactggagcgctgagacgagcaggactctgtagacacgctgaagtagctaacaggaatcagctggaacagtagcgatgtaacacaggagagttggagagatctgtaactggttagacacacggaggcagcggatagaatcagctgctggagtcacgataaaacacaggagagtttgcagtaatctgtaactgtagatatacggaggcagcggataggaatcagctgctggagtcacgatgaaacacaggagagtttgcagtaatctgtaactgtagatatacggaggcagcggataggaatcagctgctgaagtcactaggaacacgaggagtagaagtggtctgtaAACCACAAAAgacaaacaggaatcagcatcagctgaacacacgagcaggcactggaacaccttcagagactcatgaggaatgagactccaagatcaggccacgtggtattgaccacaggtgcttaatatagggagtgttgcctgatcagccaattaagttaaaggaacagaactgaaaggttaaaagggactgcacatgcgcagtacctcattataatggacggacacggttcctagctaccttagaagtagcactcacagtccggtgagtgacagtacccccccttttaaaggtgggcacagaacacctggaacggggtttgtccggaaatttggtatagaactttttcaagagggctggagcgttgagatcttcagctttgatccatgaacgctcctcaggaccaaagcctttccaatgcacgaggaaacgaagaactcctcgcgaaattttagcatccaaaacctgagtaatctcaaagtcttcctcctgatgaacttgaagtggccgaggtgctgaaggagggaccgagaaacggttgatgatgagaggtttgagcaaggaaacatggaaggcgttggaaatacgaagactcttgggaagtaaaagtttgaagcaaactggatttataacttgaatgatcctatatggaccaataaaacagggagcaaatttcatggatggaaccttcaaacgaatattcttagtagatagccacacccggtctccgactttcaatggtggaatagcccgtctctttttgtccgcaaaagacttatatctggcagatgtcttctttaaacaggtttttacctgagcccaaatatttttgaaggttcgacacaaagtctcaacagcaggaacttgggtgggcgggagggcaggaaattccgggaaagacggatggtgaccgtaaaccacaaagaatggagttttagatgatgactcatggtacatgttgttatgagcgaattcagcccaaggaagtaattctacccagttgtcttgattggctgacgagaacatccttaagaaagtctcaagatcttggttgactctttcagtttgtccgttcgattgaggatggtaggaagatgagagtgctaatcgtatgcccaaggtcttgcaaagggcccgccagaatctgtaaacgaattgtactcctctatctgacacgatctcggatggacatccatggatacggaaaatttctctaatgaaatgttcagccagggtagaagaagaaggtaaaccagacaagggaacgaaatgcgccatcttcgaaaatctatccaccactacccaaatggtgttgcaattcttactaggaggaagctcagtaacaaagtccatactaatatgggtccaaggcttagatggaatgggtagtggctgaagcaaccccgctggagttctgcggggggtcttgaactgggagcataaatcgcatgccgcgataaactctttgacatctctcctcatagaaggccaccaataacttcgagagaggatttcaaaggtcttgcgttcaccagcgtgtccagagaaacgagaagagtgaaaccatgaaaggatttttttcctaagagctggaggcacgagggtcttcccaaatggtagcactttagtggaagaagcagccagagaaacacatttggggtctaatataaaggggttaggactctcttcaacgtctgaggacgccacaaaggctcgagatagagcgtctgcttttttattctttgcagctggtttgaaggttatgattagatcaaaacgggaaaagaaaagagaccatcttgcctgacgaggatttaaacattgagcagactgtaggtatgacaaatttttatgatccgtaaaaattgtcaccggatgacgagctccctctaacaaatatctccactcctccaatgctactttaataaccagcaactccttgtccccgatggtgtaattcttctccgcaggcagaagaccccgagagtaaaaggcacaaggatggaatttttgttgctccgatttctgggagagaatggctcctaaaccaacattagaggtgtctacttctaggaagaagggaagcgtcacatcaggctgtcgaaggatgggagcagaggagaaggactctttaagaaattgaaaggcttggagagcctcagatgaccattgcttagtattggccactttgcgagttagagccacaatgggagatgcaattgaagagaagtcttgaatgaagcgtctatagtagttggcaaagcctaaaaaatgctgaatggcacgaagagtagttggctgaggccaaagtaactcagcattcaccttttctggatccatttgtagaccaactccggaaacaatataacccaaaaatggaatctgaggcaactcaaatgaacatttttctaatttacagaataatgaatttttccggagtctggaaagaacttcggccacttgttggtgatgtgaaggcaggtcttgggaaaagatgagtatgtcgtccagatatactatgacacatacatataacaagtcccgaaagatctcgttaatgaagccctggaaaacagcaggggcattacataacccgaagggcattactaagtattcataatgcccatctctggtgttaaaagctgttttccattcgtcaccggacctgattctaatcaagttgtaggcaccacgaagatccaacttagtaaaaatccgggctcccttgatccgatcaaacaactcagtaatcaaaggaatgggataccgatttttgatagtgatagcattaagtccacgaaaatctatgcaggggcgtaataaaccatctttcttcttcacgaagaagaacccagctccagcgggagaagtagaaggtcgaataaatcctcgctggagtgtaacagattctggatactatattactaatcttgattagcgctggcttacctgaggtgcggagtctaacgatctccctggtgttcaccaagaaccgccgcaaggcggggtgggcttctctgccaggagtcgcaggtcgcggtccccaggttcgcctcaagatgtagtacagcggagtgaagcggtggtagcggagtcaacaagccggttcggtacacaggaatggagtcaggcagaatcagaaggcaactcggagtcaacaagccaggttcggtacacgggtcacaagaataggagaatggtcagcaagccgggtcggtacacagggaatagagagccagggaagtcaaacaggcagagatcagcacacaggagacacaggaaacaggaagacactgcaatccacgaagagcaggagccaagaacaggtaagtg
This genomic interval carries:
- the LOC142150725 gene encoding F-actin-capping protein subunit alpha-2-like, whose translation is MVNPALTMSTKQHLLRNHKLQAAYNLLKQASPGEINDLISDIHVLLNGDAELCMEIKKLSVAHNIKNFIPIQLNGHQVLIILHNDLGNGRFLDPESRVLFVTIVCNVFTKTLNGKTNIVACIEAHKFSPSAFWNGIWRSEWAFLLTPPDTRVSGYITIESSYYEHGTIHLSVNQLIDETLHIEDMSEAAKEFIEIVEKADNKIQDILKEEFKGYSDNTLPLTYTVLGWNKLIESRIKESKCSSHCMQPL